Proteins from one Plasmodium relictum strain SGS1 genome assembly, chromosome: 10 genomic window:
- the ApiAP2 gene encoding transcription factor with AP2 domain(s), putative → MELEKGSYLVNIDSINSEIKNNNDINILKNSKKMNLTNDHSSMNNSNSSGIKIGINKKDYDLYISQLKDKNTKQIIKNKSKQIKRNIIKNNDSNTLDNDEKLLDTNTYDHEYCYASINKKIVNNKFANLVKLDNNVIEEHELKNNLDLNNNFLEKNNINNMHIINVKSNKNVLVYENLQNDLENKEKNNFSKTNYLQNSTNNNFCESQELKSFENNNFNNISENKNNKNNNYKNDDFDNIGENYNTVNNNNHNSNYCDNNEDYNKLSQRNYLTNDLYNPYNTVKSNNLVTNRNNKNYEKNTLVDTHINLNFKNVPILDRNEFYQNTYSLLNNVQLANKLNNFCCKIQKEENIEKKNYEENKTNFIENKKYIYESADNTQLKDSEKKKETQVISCNNISYDDESTKDKNETFNELLDKNLLLNANSFYEANNDKNENIKCFISEENYDITKKTLKKRKRKNEELVLLDNDKSNKLLFIYNENLNIKDFPLKNKEKSMRNEENYGIINEKSYMNNIFNNNNKLDIKLNFNYSDSKNSNMENKYDCKLFNENKNNNLQYFNDLNTKKANKKLMKRNKISKNKNNIKIDEENVYIRNENISNYSSNTNISSSIGNNDYDNNNNNDNNNNDCNNENNNNNNNNNNNNNNNNNNNDDDDDNGNNNNNNNNNNNNNNNNNNNNNDNNNNNNNNDNDNNNDNSNDNNNNNNNNDNNNNNNDNNNNNDNDNNNNNNDNNNNNDNDDDNYNNNNNENNENFSSNNTTTDNNDKNNNNLINNNNGKYLKRPQRNAAKKCINLWSEELKKKNDKNNSCNDKLKLFNDSKKDEKLIKKKEKEKEKERTETKNEDIKDEIKNENNISMDIKFENVKNIEGKNENMINNEIKLDNLKSKKLGNVDTKKSENILLNDENKIPILFNESMDEREMFKYLDLLRHLPSKKGGAQYKLHKAILTEEMVKRAKKFPLVQGVYFDRYQQRWSVNWNEDGKRVAKYFPIKLFGFDYARRLAIYCKNYQKIPEEALIFEQAYRANQQNNKLKNENNHNGNGNNKLKKGSKKSYKKKSANKTVYSNIENSSSYNKKKKSNNNTIDKKNFKLSDINISSLNDFPVFSSYFNSNSNNNSNNNNSVVNSSFNYKGINNSGNMNNKNNFHSNMVEIFSSKLDTSSSHNLQNINTLNENNKESINKLHINDPIFLNNSLITLKNNDKITKNSDNINKNMGILKVNSENLEEANSMNIHQMNNINIDKTNNLNIYKMKTSNNDIINSSVSVSDKISDSSNKDKISSIKMNECNVENKETSNLGLEKGNDAHFKTKNNIDAIDKNIVKNFKSVNINEYNVNDKNSKKSHTKKKNLVCSSTGTSSFQSSSSCISSSSSSYKNIENSSPKCPHYNDNENSIYNIRDSIKHKNTINTNCNDINISLNSDLNKNISEQFSEKVNNINCYIKKESDINENIIQNTTYKNSSPQSSIGRNINDLVGTYKINNVNKYNDLINCVSKFNDIGKINDTNNLSDNNTINDTNNNLNDNTNKDTQVDNSDDINSRIVGVHYDRKQYRWKATWYTSHGRRCAKYYPIKQYGYLEAKKMAIECRKAYNLYKKLKKNPQNKENNDINFNSTIFPKEYYITLFENDEKKDRHYWENKKSKKNKKSVYLDNNEKQKRHYNEALKKINNIKCNELNELNEYMNNKSDMNSINFISLNNNMSNVNNLSNNNNNENEEKSSPPKYALPLNCKNSCCNKLNNELYNNICISKNSSSLLSLYYLSENILKFQKGTIKCILQDLRDNCLSNLAYDLKNITFQEYYMAIHYLNRYVDDSNCYDDIFFLLKILAKNLEIRKIPSLYNEEEQKELLNSLTIITKQMKNNYSYLSSNNLKNSNDNEKFSPLIFQL, encoded by the coding sequence ATGGAATTAGAAAAAGGAAGTTATTTGGTAAATATAGATAGTATTAATtctgaaattaaaaataataatgatataaatattttaaaaaatagtaaaaaaatgaatcttACTAACGACCATTCTTCAATGAATAATTCTAATAGCAGTGGAATTAAAATAGGAATAAATAAGAAAGATtatgatttatatattagtcagttaaaagataaaaacactaaacaaataattaaaaataaatcaaaacaaataaaaaggaatattataaaaaataatgatagtaATACACTTGATAATGACGAAAAACTCTTAGATACAAATACGTATGACCATGAATATTGTTATGcaagtataaataaaaaaatagttaataATAAGTTTGCTAATTTGGTTAAACTAGATAACAATGTAATTGAAGAacatgaattaaaaaataatttagatttaaataataatttcttagaaaaaaataacataaataatatGCACATAATCAATGTAAAATCCAATAAAAATGTACTAGTTTATGAGAATTTGCAGAAtgatttagaaaataaagaaaaaaataattttagcAAGACAAATTATTTGCAAAATTCTACTAACAATAATTTTTGCGAAAGTCAAGAGTTAAAAAGTTTtgaaaataacaattttaataatattagtgaaaataaaaataataaaaataataattataaaaatgatgattTTGATAACATTGGAGAGAATTATAACActgttaataataataatcataATTCTAATTATTGtgataataatgaagattataataaattaagtCAGAGGAATTATTTAACAAATGATTTATATAATCCTTATAATACTGTAAAAAGTAACAATTTAGTTACCAAtcgaaataataaaaactacGAAAAGAATACGTTAGTTGATACACATATAAATTTGAATTTCAAAAATGTTCCTATTTTAGATAGAAATGAATTTTATCAAAACACTTACAgtcttttaaataatgttCAACTtgcaaataaattaaataatttttgctgtaaaatacaaaaagaagaaaatattgaaaaaaaaaattatgaagaaaataaaacaaattttattgaaaataaaaaatatatttatgaatcAGCTGATAATACACAATTAAAAGattctgaaaaaaaaaaagaaacacaAGTAATTTCATGCAATAATATTTCTTATGATGATGAAAGTACAAAggataaaaatgaaacatttaatgaattattagataaaaatttgttattaaatGCAAATTCATTCTATGAAgcaaataatgataaaaatgaaaatatcaaATGCTTTATCTCTGAAGAAAATTATGATATCacaaaaaaaacattaaaaaaaagaaaaagaaaaaatgaggaattagtattattagataatgataaaagtaataaattactttttatttataatgagaacctaaatataaaagattttcctttaaaaaataaagaaaaaagcatgcgaaatgaagaaaattatggtattataaatgaaaaaagttatatgaataatatttttaataataataataagttAGACATAAAGCTTAACTTTAATTATAGTGATAGCAAAAACAGTAATatggaaaataaatatgattgtaaattatttaatgaaaataaaaacaataatttaCAATACtttaatgatttaaatacaaaaaaggctaataaaaaattgatgaaaagaaataagattagtaaaaataaaaataatataaaaattgatGAAGAAAACGTTTACATAAGAAATGAAAACATTAGTAATTATAGTTCAAACACTAATATTAGTTCTAGTATAGGCAATAATGATTatgataacaataataataatgataataataataatgattgtaataatgaaaataataataataataataataataataataataataataataataataataataatgatgatgatgatgataatggtaataataataataataataataataataataataataataataataataataataataataatgataataataataataataataataatgataatgataataataatgataatagcaatgataataataataataataataataatgataataataataataataatgataataataataataatgataatgataataataataataataatgataataataataataatgataatgatgatgataattataataataataataatgaaaataatgaaaattttagtaGTAATAATACCACTACTGATAATAAcgataaaaataacaataatctaataaataataataatggaaaatatttaaagagACCTCAAAGGAATGCTGCTAAGAAATGCATTAATTTATGGTCAGaagaattgaaaaaaaaaaatgataaaaataattcttgtAATGATAAATTGAAACTTTTCAATGATTctaaaaaagatgaaaaattaataaaaaaaaaggaaaaggagaaagagaaagagaggacagaaacaaaaaatgaagatataaaagatgaaattaaaaatgaaaataatattagtatggatataaaatttgaaaatgtaaaaaatattgaaggaaaaaatgaaaatatgataaataatgaaataaaattggATAATttgaaaagtaaaaaattagGAAACGTAGACACAAAAAAAAgcgaaaatattttattaaatgatgaaaataaaatacccatattatttaatgaatcAATGGATGAAAGAGAAATGTTCAAGTATTTAGATTTGTTAAGGCATTTACCAAGTAAAAAGGGGGGAGCCCAATATAAGTTACATAAGGCTATTTTAACAGAAGAAATGGTTAAAAGAGCAAAGAAGTTTCCTTTAGTTCAAGGAGTATACTTTGATAGATATCAACAAAGATGGAGTGTTAACTGGAATGAAGACGGAAAAAGGGTGGCTAAATATTTTCCGATCAAATTATTTGGCTTTGATTATGCTCGTAGATTAGCTATTTATTgcaaaaattatcaaaagaTACCTGAAGAAGCATTAATTTTTGAACAAGCTTATAGAGCTAATCagcaaaataataaattaaaaaatgaaaataatcataatggtaatggaaataataaattaaaaaaaggaagcaaaaaaagttataaaaagaaaagtgCCAATAAAACTGTTTATTCTAATATTGAAAATTCAAGTagttacaataaaaaaaaaaaaagtaataataatacaatagataaaaaaaattttaaattaagtgatataaatatatcttCACTAAATGATTTTCCCGTATTTAGCTCATATTTTAATTCCAATTCCAATAACAACAGCAATAACAATAACAGTGTAGTCAATTCttcatttaattataaaggTATTAATAACTCTggtaatatgaataataaaaataattttcattcaAATATGGTAGAAATATTCTCAAGCAAATTAGATACTTCTTCTTCACATAATTTACAAAACATAAATacattaaatgaaaataacaaAGAAAGTATAAATAAACTACATATTAATGAtcctatttttttaaataattctttaataactttaaaaaataatgataaaataactAAGAATTctgataatattaataaaaatatgggTATCCTTAAAGTAAACTCAGAAAATTTAGAAGAGGCAAATAGCATGAATATTCATCAaatgaataatattaatattgataaaacaaataatttaaatatttataaaatgaaaacttcaaataatgatataataaatagTAGTGTAAGCGTCAGTGATAAAATAAGCGATAGTtcaaataaagataaaataagcAGTATTAAAATGAATGAATGTAATgttgaaaataaagaaacaaGTAATTTAGGCTTAGAAAAAGGAAACGATGCAcattttaaaacaaaaaataatatagatgctatagataaaaatatagtaaaaaattttaaatctgttaacataaatgaatataatgttaatgataaaaatagtaaaaaatctcatacaaaaaaaaaaaatttagtttGTTCATCTACTGGAACTTCATCTTTTCAGTCATCTTCCTCATGTatatcttcttcttcttcatcttataaaaatatagaaaattcaTCACCTAAATGTCCTCACtataatgataatgaaaatagtatatataatataagaGATTCTATAAAGCATAAGAACACTATTAACACTAATTGTAATGATATCAACATTTCTTTGAATTccgatttaaataaaaatatatcagaACAGTTTAGTGAAAaagttaataatataaattgctatataaaaaaagagagcgatattaatgaaaatataatacaGAATAcaacatataaaaatagcTCTCCTCAAAGTAGTATTGGTAGAAACATAAATGATCTTGTAGGCacttataaaataaataatgtaaataaatataatgatttaataaattgtgTATCTAAATTTAATGATATAGGTAAAATTAACGATACGAATAATTTAAGTGACAACAATACTATAAATGATACTAATAACAACTTAAATGATAATACAAATAAGGATACTCAGGTTGATAATAGTGATGATATTAATTCAAGAATTGTTGGTGTACATTATGATCGAAAACAGTATAGATGGAAAGCTACTTGGTATACTTCACATGGTAGAAGATGTGCAAAATATTATCCCATCAAACAATATGGTTATTTAGAAGCAAAAAAGATGGCTATAGAATGTAGAAAagcatataatttatataagaaattaaaaaaaaatcctcaaaataaagaaaataatgatataaattttaacaGTACAATATTTCCTAAAGAATACTATATAACATTATttgaaaatgatgaaaaaaaagacagGCATTATtgggaaaataaaaaaagtaaaaaaaataaaaaaagtgtttatttagataataatgaaaaacaaaaaagacATTACAACGAAgcactaaaaaaaattaacaatatTAAATGCAATGAActtaatgaattaaatgaatatatgaataataaaagtgATATGAATTCTATTAACTTTATTTCACTGAACAACAATATGTCGaatgtaaataatttaagtaataataataataatgaaaatgaagaaaaatcaTCACCACCTAAATATGCTTTACCATTAAATTGTAAAAATTCATGCTgcaataaattaaataatgagctgtataataatatttgtaTTTCCAAAAATTCTTCATCTTTGttatctttatattatttatcagaaaatattttaaaatttcagaAGGGTACAATAAAATGTATACTGCAGGATTTAAGAGATAACTGCTTGTCTAATTTAGCATAtgatttgaaaaatataacatttcAAGAATATTATATGGCTATTCACTATTTAAATAGATATGTTGATGATTCAAATTGTTAcgatgatatattttttctactCAAAATTTTAgcaaaaaatttagaaataagaaaaataccAAGTTTATATAATGAGGAAGaacaaaaagaattattaaattcCTTAACTATAATTACAAAACAAATGAAAAAcaattattcttatttatcatctaataatttgaaaaattcaaacgataatgaaaaattttctcctttaatatttcaactataa
- a CDS encoding 60S ribosomal protein L12, putative translates to MAPRPDPNEIKYVYIRQVGGEVGASSVLSPKLGPLGLSPKKIGDDIAKETQSWKGLKICVKLTIQNRQAKIEVVPTSTALILKELNEAPRDRKKVKNIKHNGNLKLEQIYSISRSMREKSRAKEFKGTVKEILGTCNSVGCTVDGKKPTTIQEMIDSGEIEVPLD, encoded by the exons ATGGCTCCAAGACCAGACCCAAACGAAATAAAATAtg tttaTATTAGACAAGTAGGAGGAGAAGTAGGAGCTTCATCAGTTTTATCTCCTAAATTAGGGCCCTTAGGTTTATCCCCCAAAAAAATTGGTGATGATATAGCTAAAGAAACTCAATCATGGAAAGGATTAAAAATTTGTGTAAAATTAACAATTCAAAATAGACAAGCAAAAATAGAAGTAGTACCTACATCTACAgctttaattttaaaagaattaaatgaaGCACCAAGAGATagaaaaaaagtgaaaaatataaaacacaatggaaatttaaaattagaaCAAATTTATTCTATTTCAAGATCAATGAGAGAAAAATCAAGAGCTAAGGAATTTAAAGGAACAGTTAAAGAAATTTTAGGAACATGCAACTCCGTTGGTTGCACTGTAGATGGAAAAAAACCAACTACTATTCAAGAGATGATTGATTCAGGTGAAATTGAAGTACCACTTGATTag
- the FACT-L gene encoding FACT complex subunit SPT16, putative, giving the protein MSESLDADNAKAKIKIVFSYWSSIANKEFSKTNVFCVLSGKSSKDENATIQEQFQMWLTGYQLTETFFIFLKNEKLIILTSDKKKKFLQPLLDNMSNVEILERSNDNTENFEKIKNLIENANSDEIAILRDKDATGTFFENCYDFIKKLNKTEVDVSNSIKHLLNFRSESDMKIQKNGSDIACIILKSTLITTIENALDNEEFESHEKIKDKALKFHENKKCLMKLKDKLKVDIDEIDIIYSNVQSGNKFTLTYKNSNDKNYLSQNEGAIIVGLGLKYKELCCNITRTLLLNAKTQHKELYNFTLNIEKYIIKECLKVNSAFSSVYKKALHYIKQNKKECSSLQNINLEDYFVKCIGHVIGIEFIEKEFLITESNENGKIEKNTTYNLSVGFENVQGSDRNNFAIWLSDTVYINDKEEVIILTDTLSKEINTISYELEDSTSNDEEKNDVKTEKKNGDVDKKKIGISASILNNAASVIVSDRLRRRNKNSIAHNNEQEMEELNRRQNELKEKKINEIKFRFSKGTNDYKDLNKKNIKKLEDLKAYNDPDLLPKDLKPNIICVDNKHECILLPINGTHIPFHVSTIKNLSSNYEDNNDIFVLRINFLVPGNQGVVKGDFNAFPTLQAKEMYIKELIFKSKDEKHFQMVVKQVKELIKQVKQKEVEADVNDSKHTQDKLILNKSGRRIILRDLMTRPNIFTGRKILGTLELHTNGLRYSANSRGTTEYIDILFDDIKHAFYQPCDGQLIILIHFHLKRYIMVGKKKTLDVQFYCEAGTQIDDLDRAKARNVYDPDEMHDEMKEREQKNKLNLIFKNFVQQMQDASKIEFEIPYPELTFSGVPNKSNVEIFVTANTINHLVEWPPFILSVEDIEIASLERVHHGLRNFDMIFVFKDYTKPVKRIDVIPTEYIDTIKKWLTTIDIVYYEGKNNLQWGNILKTILSDIDSFVNSKGFEGFLGEDDDEEEQSAEDEDEDEEYEIDESELSAEEDSEYDDSADESLATESDGEEVEEVSEDEGLSWDELEERAKKDDKKRFAYKSDDDDEGYNKRKKKKKN; this is encoded by the exons ATGAGTGAATCACTTGACGCTGATAATGCAAAagctaaaataaaaatagtgtTTTCTTATTGGAGTAGTATAGCAAATAAAGAATTTTCCAAAACAAATGTATTTTGTGTTTTATCAGGAAAATCTAGTAAAGATGAAAATGCAACAATACAAGAACAGTTTCAAATGTGGTTAACTGGGTATCAGTTAACtgaaacattttttatatttttaaaaaatgaaaagctaattattttaactagtgataaaaaaaaaaaatttttacaacCACTCTTAGATAATATGAGCAATGTAGAAATTTTAGAAAGAAGTAATGATAATACTGAGAactttgaaaaaataaaaaatttaattgaaaatGCAAATTCTGATGAAATAGCTATATTAAGAGACAAAGATGCAACTGGaactttttttgaaaattgttatgactttattaaaaagttaaataaaaCAGAAGTTGACGTAAGTAATAGCATAAAACACTTATTAAATTTTCGTTCAGAATCAGATatgaaaattcaaaaaaatggAAGTGATATAGCATGCATAATTCTAAAAAGTACTCTTATTACCACTATAGAGAATGCACTGGATAATGAAGAATTTGAAAGTCAtgagaaaataaaagataaagcattaaaatttcatgaaaataaaaaatgtttaatgaaattgaaagataaattaaaagtagATATAGACGAAATAGATATTATTTATAGTAATGTTCAGAGTGGAAATAAATTCACATTaacttataaaaatagtaacgataaaaattatttatctcAAAATGAAGGAGCGATTATTGTAGGTCTTGGTTTGAAATACAAAGAGTTATGTTGTAATATAACAAGAACTTTATTACTTAATGCTAAAACTCAACataaagaattatataattttaccttaaatatagaaaaatatattataaaagaatgCTTAAAAGTAAATAGTGCTTTTTCTAGTGTTTATAAAAAAGCATTACATTatattaaacaaaataaaaaagagtgTAGTAGTctacaaaatataaatttggAAGATTATTTTGTGAAATGTATAGGGCATGTTATAGGAATAGAATTTattgaaaaagaatttttaataacaGAAAGTAATGAAAACggtaaaatagaaaaaaacaCAACATACAATTTATCAGTTGGTTTTGAAAATGTGCAAGGAAGTGATAGGAATAATTTTGCTATTTGGTTAAGTGATACCGTATATATTAATGATAAAGAAGAAGTGATTATATTAACAGATACGTTAAGTAAAGAAATTAATACTATATCCTATGAATTAGAAGACAGTACAAGTAATGACGAGGAAAAAAACGATGTAAAAacggaaaaaaaaaatggagatgtagataaaaaaaaaattggtaTATCAGCCAGTATATTAAATAACGCAGCAAGTGTCATTGTCTCAGATAGATTAAGAAGAAGAAACAAAAATTCAATAGCACATAATAATGAACAAGAAATGGAAGAGTTAAATCGAAGACAAAATGAactaaaagagaaaaaaattaatgaaataaaatttagaTTCTCTAAGGGAACAAACGATTATaaagatttaaataaaaaaaatataaagaaactAGAAGATTTAAAAGCTTATAATGATCCTGATTTACTACCAAAAGATTTAAAACCAAATATTATATGTGTTGATAATAAGCATGAATGCATATTATTACCAATTAATGGAACACATATACCATTTCATGTTTCTACTATTAAAAATCTAAGTTCCAACTATGAAGATAATAATGACATATTTGTTTTGcgtattaattttttagttcCTGGAAATCAAGGGGTAGTAAAAGGAGATTTTAATGCATTTCCGACATTACAAGCCAAGGAAATGTATATTAAAGAgttaatatttaaatcaaAAGATGAAAAACATTTTCAGATGGTAGTTAAACAAGTTAAAGAATTAATTAAGCAAGTAAAACAAAAAGAAGTAGAAGCAGATGTAAATGATTCTAAGCACACTCAGGATAAATTAATTCTAAATAAAAGTGGAAGAAGAATAATTTTACGTGATTTGATGACTAGGCCAAATATATTTACtggaagaaaaatattaggTACTTTAGAATTACATACCAATGGATTAAGATATTCAGCGAATTCAAGGGGAACTACAGAATATAttgatattttatttgatgACATTAAGCATGCATTTTATCAACCTTGTGATGGTCAATTgattattttaattcattttcatttaaaaagatatattatggtagggaaaaaaaaaacattagaTGTCCAATTTTATTGCGAAGCTGGTACTCAAATTGATGATTTAGATAGAGCTAAAGCAAGAAACGTCTATGATCCTGATGAAATGCATGATGAAATGAAAGAGagagaacaaaaaaataaattaaatttaatttttaaaaattttgttcAACAAATGCAAGATGCGTCAAAAATAGAGTTTGAAATTCCATATCCTGAATTAACTTTTTCGGGAGTTCCTAACAAAAGTAATGTTGAAATATTTGTTACGGCTAATACAATTAATCATCTTGTTGAATGGCCaccttttattttatctgtTGAAGATATTGAAATCGCTTCGTTAGAAAGAGTTCATCATGGCTTAAGAAATTTTGATAtgatatttgtttttaaagaTTACACAAAACCAGTTAAAAGAATTGATGTTATTCCAACAGAATATATtgatacaataaaaaagTGGTTAACAACAATTGACATAGTATATTATgaaggaaaaaataatttgcaGTGgggaaatattttaaaaactaTTTTATCTGACATTGACTCTTTTGTAAATTCAAAAGGGTTTGAAGGATTTTTGGGAGAAGATGATGATGAAGAAGAGCAATCAGCTGAAGATGAGGATGAAGATGAGGAATATGAAATAGATGAATCAGAACTG aGTGCTGAAGAAGATAGTGAATATGATGATAGTGCTGATGAAAGTTTAGCAACTGAAAGCGATGGAGAAGAAGTTGAAGAAGTTTCGGAAGATGAAGGATTGTCTTGGGACGAGCTCGAGGAAAGAGCTAAGAaag aCGACAAAAAACGATTCGCATATAAAAgtgatgatgatgatgaaggatataataaaagaaagaaaaagaaaaaaaactaa
- the SR1 gene encoding pre-mRNA-splicing factor, putative has translation MVIRDSVSRIYVGNLPSHVSSRDVENEFRKYGNILKCDVKKTVSGAPFAFIEFEDARDAADAIKEKDGCEFEGNKLRVEVPFNARENGRYNSRGGGRGMMNRGNKSRRGRYVVEVTGLPPTGSWQDLKDHLRDAGECGHADVFKDGTGEVSFFTKANMLKAIDKFNGSTFRSHEGEKSKITIRQKKTSWRHDDGGYGRYSSRNRSYSSRSYSRSGNRSYTRSRSYSSRSYSRSRSRSRSSSSRSRSRSMDRRRDAYDKKRSYSRSLSYQERRRNNRSISRSKSRSRSRTDSRSSSWSHKRRH, from the coding sequence ATGGTTATAAGAGATAGTGTATCAAGAATTTATGTTGGAAACTTACCATCTCATGTATCTTCAAGAGATGTAGAAAATGAATTTCGTAAATACGGTAATATATTAAAGTGTGACGTTAAAAAAACAGTATCAGGAGCTCCATTTGCATTTATAGAATTTGAAGATGCAAGAGATGCAGCTGATGCcataaaagaaaaggatGGTTGTGAATTTGAAGGAAATAAATTGCGGGTTGAGGTTCCATTTAATGCTAGAGAAAATGGAAGATATAATTCAAGAGGTGGTGGAAGAGGGATGATGAATAGAGGGAATAAATCAAGAAGAGGGAGATATGTTGTTGAAGTTACAGGCTTACCCCCCACAGGTAGTTGGCAAGATTTAAAAGATCATTTAAGAGATGCAGGGGAATGTGGGCATGCTGATGTTTTTAAGGACGGAACTGGTGAAGTATCATTCTTTACTAAAGCTAATATGCTTAAAGCTATAGATAAATTCAATGGTTCTACATTTAGATCGCATGAGGGagaaaaatcaaaaataaccataagacaaaaaaaaacatcATGGAGACATGACGACGGAGGATATGGTAGGTATAGTAGTAGAAATAGAAGCTATTCCAGTAGAAGTTACTCAAGAAGTGGTAACAGGTCATATACTAGAAGTAGAAGTTATAGTAGTAGAAGTTATAGTAGAAGCAGAAGTAGAAGTAGAAGTTCAAGTAGTAGAAGCAGAAGTAGAAGTATGGATAGAAGAAGAGATgcttatgataaaaaaagaagttaTTCAAGAAGTTTATCATACCAAGAAAGAAGAAGGAATAATAGATCAATATCAAGGTCTAAGTCAAGGTCAAGATCTAGAACAGACTCAAGATCATCCTCTTGGTCCCATAAAAGAAGACAttag
- the RPL2 gene encoding 60S ribosomal protein L2, putative codes for MGRVIRGQRKGRGSIFKSHNHHRKGAAKLRHLDYCEKKGYIKGLVKDIIHDPGRGAPLAKVIFKRTDKYGKKEELMVATEGMFTGQYISCGTKAPLSVGNILPVGKMPEGTLICNLEHRTGNRGTLVKASGCYATIVGQSEDGKKTKIRLPSGAKKTIDSKARAMVGVVGAGGRIDKPILKAGVAYHKYRVKRNCWPKVRGVAMNPVEHPHGGGNHQHIGHPSTVSRSAPAGQKVGLIAARRTGLLRGAKKSKLVGKSDE; via the exons ATGGGAAGAGTTATTAGAg gaCAAAGAAAGGGTAGAGGATCTATTTTTAAATCTCATAATCATCATAGAAAGGGAGCAGCAAAATTACGTCATTTAGATTACTGTGAAAAAAAGGGTTATATAAAAGGATTAGTAAAAGATATAATACATGATCCTGGTAGAGGAGCTCCTTTAGCAAAagtaatttttaaaagaacaGATAAATATGGAAAAAAGGAAGAATTAATGGTAGCAACTGAAGGAATGTTTACAGGACAATATATTTCATGTGGGACTAAAGCACCTTTATCTGTTGGTAATATTTTACCAGTTGGAAAAATGCCAGAAGGAACATTAATATGTAACTTAGAACATAGAACAGGTAATAGAGGTACATTAGTAAAAGCTTCAGGATGTTATGCTACTATTGTAGGACAATCAGAAGatggaaaaaaaacaaaaattcgTTTACCTTCAGGAGCAAAAAAAACTATAGATTCAAAAGCTAGAGCTATGGTTGGTGTGGTAGGAGCAGGAGGTCGTATTGATAAACCAATTTTAAAAGCTGGTGTTGCTTATCACAAATATAGAGTAAAGAGAAATTGTTGGCCAAAGGTTAGAGGTGTTGCTATGAATCCAGTTGAACATCCACATGGTGGTGGTAATCACCAACATATAGGACATCCATCAACTGTTTCAAGAAGTGCACCTGCAGGACAAAAGGTTGGTTTAATTGCTGCTAGAAGAACTGGTTTGTTAAGGGGAGCTAAAAAAAGCAAATTAGTTGGAAAATCAgatgaataa